A region of Culicoides brevitarsis isolate CSIRO-B50_1 chromosome 1, AGI_CSIRO_Cbre_v1, whole genome shotgun sequence DNA encodes the following proteins:
- the LOC134830430 gene encoding uncharacterized protein LOC134830430: protein MTNVESNSDNAGASSRDSGRFNYLKNLKAYRDHGESFEDPSFGDSGYGHSRHLTFNSTEAGASILRHSHSVLKTIDEEPRNAVTATPASTSRANPAKHVTILTPTTQSIQRMSSLHLTTPEGGGMASAAMDMSPFPTSNDDFTEPKTPPELLLSFQEPRTVNSTPRKSKMYGRKRSFRDQIETTDTENENYGQKKFRPAYAKDDNDEKLARRMPFSPVAVKSNRRTLRQRSVSDNNLGLVLRSSTPKTFLMRPPIAEENTLGAIPKKALEILEDDASKMEAPKRTPKKTPKKTLRRYQSFSPSKLAKKDSDRFKKFFNDLNQPAVTEEKNLKNIPEEEPRFTRQDALDISETRDMPESVHCSLNIPEVDLSFLNGVAKSISPIKRPAHLDTLFEAPILQSDDITSITCPSLNASQTLPSMSFLSFEKPSSSNGSSLVPPSPSPSKKGLVYRDLPRTPSKGTSLVRTKSQTPSKKHLLERRTHYYDGMELLDIIHRLQSQGVCHIIEDIFQYLSGEDLINSSKVSKKWRSAILNNKFLNNRRLEYITQIKIRNAENLSIKEHVNKDFLDIPNRRPFSSHNYDTRGMERIRRQSQYSPPASPGKIKFRENQKVVRRLSPRAMTTCPRCAKPSPIITQKKRDCIIKIGRSTRSSAKKAADLTRTSSDPSPILSRYRHSVDRSPIFDLDDSGSSSSSNGSSCERKIRRTLFPAARSNTLPYDISKRSSINSSMNSTNSSMARRSRSFQTPDANNDDSLEEYAMCTGKLCGFRFCVRCNCEYHSNHICHASIVLNSPNRDDDSVVGVNKSNRCGSRQSKRNLKRL from the exons ATGACGAACGTAGAGTCGAATAGCGATAACGCAGGTGCAAGTTCGCGAGATTCGGGTCGTTTCAACTACTTGAAAAACCTCAAAGCGTACCGTGATCACGGCGAATCCTTCGAGGATCCGTCATTCGGCGACAGTGGGTACGGGCATTCGCGTCACCTAACCTTCAATAGTACCGAAGCGGGCGCCAGTATCCTCCGACACTCACATTCCGTGCTAAAAACCATCGATGAGGAGCCCCGAAATGCCGTAACGGCAACGCCTGCAAGCACTTCGCGTGCCAATCCCGCAAAACACGTCACAATTCTCACGCCAACCACACAAAGTATCCAGCGCATGTCGAGTTTGCATCTTACGACGCCCGAAGGCGGTGGCATGGCATCTGCCGCTATGGATATGTCACCGTTCCCGACGTCAAACGACGATTTTACCGAACCAAAGACACCGCCCGAGCTGCTGTTGAGCTTCCAGGAGCCACGTACTGTCAATTCGACGCCGCGCAAATCCAAAATGTACGGACGCAAACGCTCATTTCGTGATCAAATTGAGACCACAGACACGGAAAATGAGAATTACGGACAGAAAAAGTTCCGTCCCGCGTATGCCAAAGATGATAATGACGAGAAATTGGCACGTCGCATGCCCTTTTCTCCGGTTGCCGTGAAAAGTAATCGTCGAACACTGAGACAAAGGAGCGTGAGTGACAACAATTTGGGACTTGTGTTGCGTTCGAGTACGCCAAAGACGTTTTTGATGCGACCACCCATCGCGGAGGAAAATACTCTTGGGGCGATTCCGAAAAAAGCGCTTGAAATTTTGGAAGATGATGCTTCGAAGATGGAAGCTCCTAAGAGAACGCCCAAAAAGACGCCGAAAAAGACTTTGCGGCGGTATCAGAGCTTTAGTCCGTCGAAATTGGCGAAAAAAGACTCGGATAGATTTAAAAAGTTCTTCAATGACTTGAATCAACCCGCAGTTACGGAggagaaaaatcttaaaaacatTCCAGAAGAAGAGCCACGCTTTACGCGTCAAGATGCTCTTGATATTTCGGAAACGCGCGACATGCCAGAAAGCGTTCATTGCTCCCTGAACATCCCCGAAGTGGATTTGTCCTTTTTAAACGGTGTCGCGAAAAGTATTTCGCCTATTAAACGTCCCGCGCATCTCGATACGTTATTCGAAGCGCCTATCCTGCAGTCAGATGACATCACATCAATTACTTGTCCATCACTGAATGCCAGTCAAACGTTGCCGAGCATGAGTTTTCTCTCTTTTGAGAAACCTTCATCGAGTAATGGAAGTTCTTTGGTACCTCCATCGCCGTCGCCATCGAAAAAGGGACTCGTTTACCGCGATTTGCCACGAACGCCGAGCAAGGGCACGTCTCTCGTGCGTACTAAAAGTCAAACGCCATCCAAGAAACATTTGCTGGAGCGACGCACGCATTATTACGACGGCATGGAGTTACTCGATATCATTCATCGGCTGCAAAGTCAGGGCGTTTGTCACATCATCGAAGATATTTTCCAGTATTTGTCTGGCGAAGATCTCATCAACTCAAGCAAGGTCTCAAAAAAATGGAGATCCGCCATTCTTAACAATAAATTCTTGAATAATCGTCGCTTGGAGTACatcacacaaataaaaattcgaaatgccgaaaatttgtcaataaagGAACACGTAAACAAGGACTTTTTGGATATTCCCAACCGGAGACCCTTCTCGTCGCACAACTACGATACCCGAGGAATGGAACGTATACGTCGACAAAGTCAATATTCGCCGCCAGCCAGTCCtggcaaaattaaattcagggAGAACCAGAAG gtGGTTCGTCGTTTAAGTCCTCGTGCGATGACAACATGTCCTCGCTGTGCGAAACCATCGCCAATTATAACACAAAAGAAGCGCGATTGCATCATCAAGATTGGTCGTTCGACACGTAGCAGTGCGAAAAAAGCCGCAGATTTAACCCGAACATCGAGTGACCCATCCCCGATCCTCTCGAGATACCGTCATTCCGTCGATAGATCACCAATTTTCGACTTGGATGACAGCGGAAGCAGTAGCAGCAGCAACGGAAGCAGTTGCGAACGTAAAATCCGTCGTACATTGTTCCCTGCGGCACGTTCGAATACTCTACCTTATGATATTTCGAAGCGAAGCAGCATCAATTCGTCCATGAATTCGACAAATAGCTCGATGGCACGTCGCAGTCGATCATTCCAAACGCCAGACGCGAATAACGATGACTCCTTGGAGGAATACGCGATGTGCACCGGAAAATTATGCGGCTTCCGATTTTGCGTGCGCTGCAATTGCGAATATCACTCGAATCACATTTGTCACGCGTCGATCGTGCTTAATTCACCAAATCGCGATGACGATTCCGTCGTCGGTGTCAACAAAAGCAACCGCTGTGGATCACGTCAGAGCAAACGGAACCTCAAAAGACtctaa
- the LOC134833921 gene encoding CDK-activating kinase assembly factor MAT1 has translation MDDQACPKCKTTKYRNPSLKLMVNVCGHNLCESCVELLFVKGSGSCPECGIPLRRNNFRVQLFENPMVEKEVDIRKRILKDYNKKEEDFASLAEYNDYLEEIESIIFNLSNNIDIINTNKRIEQYKKENKDVILKNKQRIGREEFELEQMLEIEKEQEEARKQELTKLEQENRRKKTQAKEALIDELMFSNENGAAIVSQFAKQVEETYKEAKVIPPQPKVTQFSTGIQFGAGALQSQFLPIPKQDEGVIYEYHSPQLQNNGPAPPKPEQLDELGYMKYIRTELPSEKAGGYRSQLACLRALQEALQGLYS, from the exons ATGGATGACCAAGCCTGCCCGAAATGCAAAACGACAAAATATCGAAATCCGTCGCTGAAATTGATGGTAAACGTTTGCGGTCACAATTTATGTGAATCTTGTGTGGAATTGCTTTTTGTTAAAG gATCTGGATCGTGTCCTGAATGCGGAATCCCCTTGCGACGAAACAATTTTCGAGTGCAGCTTTTCGAGAATCCCATGGTTGAGAAGGAGGTTGACATCCGAAAGCGCATTCTGAAGGACtacaacaaaaaagaagaGGATTTTGCGTCGTTAGCGGAGTACAACGACTACTTGGAGGAAATCGAGTCGATAATTTTCAACTTGTCCAACAACATTGACATCATCAACACCAATAAACGCATCGAACAGTACAAAAAGGAGAACAAAGATGTCATTTTAAAGAACAAACAACGCATTGGTCGCGAGGAATTCGAGTTGGAACAAATGCTGGAGATCGAAAAGGAACAAGAAGAAGCTCGAAAACAAGAATTGACAAAACTGGAACAAGAAAATCGCCGAAAAAAGACACAAGCAAAGGAGGCACTTATCGACGAGCTCATGTTTAGTAACGAAAACGGAGCTGCAATCGTCAGTCAATTCGCGAAACAAGTCGAGGAGACATATAAAGAAGCGAAAGTGATCCCACCGCAACCAAAAGTCACCCAATTTTCGACAGGAATTCAATTTGGAGCAGGAGCCCTTCAATCGCAGTTCCTTCCGATACCGAAGCAGGACGAAGGTGTCATCTACGAGTATCATTCGCCTCAATTACAGAATAATGGACCTGCTCCGCCAAAGCCAGAGCAACTAGATGAACTGGGTTACATGAAATACATCCGAACGGAACTTCCATCGGAGAAGGCAGGCGGTTATCGATCACAACTCGCGTGTCTTCGAGCCTTACAGGAAGCCCTTCAAGGCCTTtactcgtaa
- the LOC134836848 gene encoding transmembrane reductase CYB561D2-like: protein MSTFQTMDFHEIELDFKKESSSNEIPTGIPHQLETNQNKTSHHRKQQVDENSSDKSDDNDRDMTQNTETIGVVAMGLNGVTSLTLLLITGFISYLALINGVVLFSFHPIFMAVGYLVLMFQAILSMSDLNCWTAKLNYKQRVTFHWILQAASLSCITIGFVAIFVNKVRLGKEHFHTLHAIFGLITYILTIIVACGGIWTKYSFQLRKYLKPVYVKINHSLMGVVVFGLGITTACLGVYSKWFLKVSTTDMQLPLVTAMILCALYVSYKPMELCLKRITSSLRSSL, encoded by the exons ATGTCAACATTCCAAACTAtggattttcatgaaattgaattggatttcaaaaaag AGTCATCTAGTAACGAAATCCCTACTGGAATACCACATCAGCTGGAAAcgaatcaaaacaaaacatcgCATCATCGGAAGCAACAAGTTGACGAAAATTCAAGCGATAAAAGTGACGATAATGACCGAGATATGACACAAAATACGGAAACAATTGGCGTGGTAGCGATGGGTCTTAACGGCGTAACGAGTTTGACGCTCCTGCTAATTACCGGATTCATTTCCTACCTGGCACTCATCAATGGAGTCGTTCTTTTTTCATTCCATCCCATTTTTATGGCTGTTGGT tatctcGTGTTAATGTTCCAAGCAATATTATCAATGTCAGATTTAAATTGTTGGACAGCCAAATTGAATTACAAGCAACGTGTCACATTCCACTGGATTTTGCAAGCTGCCTCACTTTCCTGCATCACAATTGGCTTTGTCGCCATCTTCGTCAATAAAGTCCGTTTGGGAAAGGAACATTTTCACACGCTTCATGCGATTTTTGGTCTTATCACGTACATTCTCACAATAATCGTCGCTTGCGGTGGCATTTGGACAAAATACAGCTTCCAACTTCGCAAGTACCTGAAACCGGTATACGTGAAAATTAATCATTCGTTAATGGGTGTCGTCGTTTTTGGACTGGGAATTACCACTGCGTGTCTTGGCGTGTATTCGAAGTGGTTCTTGAAGGTATCGACAACCGACATGCAATTGCCCTTGGTGACAGCGATGATTTTGTGTGCATTGTATGTTTCGTATAAGCCGATGGAATTGTGTCTGAAACGAATCACAAGTTCACTAAGATCTAGTTtgtag